In Rhodamnia argentea isolate NSW1041297 chromosome 4, ASM2092103v1, whole genome shotgun sequence, the following proteins share a genomic window:
- the LOC115750106 gene encoding uncharacterized protein LOC115750106: protein MAIIGDALRQAFMPKHEYESLRDEDKAWLKLQRPALLILISAVCGLILVCTIISLNILFPGDDSVKRPFCGDRRVLPLSISEKGGAAESFPGAFYLTDAQTVDYYWMVVFVPSMIIFAVSAVYLVAGIIIAYSAPTRHACLKVVENNYCASRRGGVRCLSILNVVFAIVFGLLAIFLGSSLLTLGSSCSVPLFWCYEISTWGLVILYGGTAFFLRRKAAVILDGGEYGSRTLGLEMLEANPLEVTPDVERRVNEGFKTWMGSSLLSSDEEDEPESYMEVPQPNLTGFNGQRV, encoded by the exons ATGGCGATAATCGGCGATGCGCTGCGCCAAGCGTTCATGCCGAAGCACGAGTACGAGAGCCTCCGCGACGAGGACAAGGCGTGGCTCAAGCTCCAAAGGCCTGCTCTGCTGATCCTGATTTCTGCGGTTTGCGGTCTGATCTTGGTGTGCACGATCATTAGCTTGAACATACTGTTTCCTGGAGACGATAGCGTGAAGAGACCGTTCTGCGGCGACCGGAGGGTATTGCCTCTGTCGATCAGCGAGAAAGGCGGGGCCGCCGAGTCGTTCCCGGGCGCGTTCTACTTGACAGATGCGCAGACGGTTGATTATTATTGGATGGTCGTGTTCGTTCCTTCAATGATCATTTTCGCGGTTTCCGCTGTTTACCTTGTTGCAG GAATCATCATCGCTTACTCTGCTCCAACAAGGCATGCGTGCTTGAAAGTGGTCGAGAATAATTACTGTGCTTCGAGGAGGG GTGGGGTCCGGTGTCTTTCTATTCTCAATGTCGTCTTTGCTATTGTATTTGGCCTTCTTGCGATATTTCTTGGTTCAAGCCTCCTCACATTAGGCAGCAGCTGTTCGGTGCCCTTGTTTTGGTGCTATGAAATATCAACTTGGGGGCTTGTCATCTTATACGGAGGGACTGCCTTTTTCCTGAGAAGGAAAGCGGCCGTTATCCTCGATGGAGGAGAATATGGTAGTCGGACCCTGGGTCTCGAAATGCTCGAAGCTAATCCATTGGAAGTCACTCCCGATGTGGAAAGACGTGTCAATGAAGGGTTCAAAACATGGATGGGATCATCCCTCTTGTCCTCCGATGAAGAGGATGAGCCGGAAAGCTACATGGAAGTGCCTCAACCAAATCTCACTGGCTTCAACGGGCAAAGAGTGTGA